One Legionella lansingensis genomic region harbors:
- a CDS encoding YggS family pyridoxal phosphate-dependent enzyme, with protein sequence MTTITQRVKELQDFIAATAKYYQRPPQEIHLLAVSKGHSVAAIQEAYNAGLRDFGENHYQEALAKMQALQDLSICWHFIGPIQSNKAKGIAQHFSWVHSLSRSEIAHLLNKHRPEHLPPLNVCIQVNLDKEVTKAGISCEQVGELVTIVNTLPKLKLRGLMAIPFPHKDEQKQYESFVRLQNLLLTLNGQHNLIMDTLSMGMSNDLAAAIRAGSTIVRIGRALFGERRIE encoded by the coding sequence ATGACCACCATTACCCAACGGGTTAAAGAACTGCAAGACTTTATCGCTGCAACAGCGAAATACTACCAACGGCCCCCGCAGGAAATACATCTGCTGGCCGTTAGCAAAGGGCATTCCGTTGCAGCTATTCAAGAAGCGTACAACGCAGGCTTGAGGGATTTTGGTGAAAATCATTACCAAGAGGCATTGGCAAAGATGCAAGCCTTACAAGACTTGTCTATCTGTTGGCATTTTATTGGACCGATTCAAAGTAATAAAGCGAAGGGAATTGCACAACATTTCAGTTGGGTCCATAGTTTAAGTCGCAGCGAAATTGCTCATTTACTCAACAAACATCGACCTGAACATTTACCGCCTCTCAATGTTTGCATACAAGTCAATTTAGATAAAGAAGTAACCAAAGCAGGAATTTCTTGTGAACAGGTCGGAGAACTCGTAACAATCGTTAATACGCTACCCAAACTAAAACTACGTGGTTTAATGGCAATTCCGTTTCCACATAAAGATGAACAAAAGCAATATGAAAGTTTCGTGCGATTGCAAAATTTGCTCCTGACCTTAAACGGCCAACACAATCTGATAATGGACACGCTTTCCATGGGGATGAGTAATGATCTTGCAGCCGCAATCCGAGCTGGTAGTACGATTGTTCGCATCGGACGCGCATTGTTTGGCGAGCGGAGAATTGAATGA
- the rph gene encoding ribonuclease PH, which produces MRPSNREPNQLRPIKITRNYTQHAEGSVLIEFGQTRVLCNASVIDGVPKFLKGKNQGWITSEYGMLPRATHSRTEREASRGKQGGRTLEIQRLIGRSLRTCVDLKLLGENTITLDCDVIQADGGTRTAAITGACVALKDAVAWMVTREKLRKMPTFNYVAAVSVGIYRGQPVLDLDYAEDVLAETDMNIVMNEEGHFIEVQGTAEDKSFTREQLNSMLSLAEAGIAQLIDIQKSA; this is translated from the coding sequence ATGCGACCCAGTAATCGTGAACCCAATCAATTGCGTCCAATCAAAATCACTCGCAACTACACGCAACATGCAGAAGGCTCCGTCTTGATCGAATTTGGCCAAACACGTGTGTTATGTAATGCATCGGTGATTGATGGTGTCCCGAAGTTTCTTAAAGGTAAAAACCAAGGCTGGATTACTTCAGAATATGGTATGTTACCACGGGCAACTCATAGCCGCACTGAACGTGAAGCAAGCAGAGGAAAACAAGGGGGCAGGACACTCGAAATCCAACGTTTAATAGGCCGCTCTCTCAGGACTTGCGTTGACTTAAAACTACTCGGTGAAAACACTATCACTCTCGATTGTGATGTCATTCAAGCAGATGGCGGTACCCGCACCGCTGCCATCACAGGAGCCTGCGTTGCCTTGAAAGATGCCGTAGCCTGGATGGTTACGCGTGAAAAATTAAGAAAGATGCCGACCTTTAATTATGTCGCTGCGGTTTCTGTTGGGATCTATCGTGGTCAACCGGTATTGGATTTAGATTATGCTGAGGATGTGCTGGCCGAAACAGATATGAATATCGTAATGAATGAAGAAGGTCATTTTATCGAAGTACAAGGAACTGCCGAGGACAAAAGCTTTACTCGCGAGCAACTTAATAGCATGTTATCGTTAGCAGAAGCCGGAATAGCACAATTGATTGACATCCAGAAAAGTGCTTGA
- a CDS encoding IS110 family RNA-guided transposase — translation MSAYEFVGVDIAKDKFDSALEINNRCKHAVFSNNEQGYKAFLKWLEQYTISPWVCMEATGHYSEGLADFLAEKGIRVSVVNPFQIKSFAKASLARNKNDRIDAKIIAQFGQRMEPRIYQSNSAEQKEIRELTKVLDMLKAQVIQLTNQLHSIRGHAAQKSLKKMIEKLEQEIKRIQQQIDELINNNQQLKEKFELLLSIKGIGKLTAYHVLARIPDIQCFQTAKQFAAYMGITPKQQQSGSLIGKTTISRLGDSRLRKALYMAALVAKRYNKSLLPFINKLQTKGKTPKIIICAVMRKLAHIIFGVLKNKQPFNENVACF, via the coding sequence ATGAGTGCATATGAATTTGTAGGTGTTGATATTGCTAAGGATAAATTTGATAGTGCCCTGGAAATCAATAATCGCTGCAAGCATGCTGTTTTTTCTAATAACGAACAGGGATACAAAGCTTTCCTCAAATGGCTTGAGCAATACACGATATCTCCTTGGGTCTGTATGGAAGCGACTGGCCATTACAGTGAGGGACTGGCTGATTTCTTAGCTGAGAAAGGAATTCGTGTCAGTGTGGTTAATCCCTTTCAAATCAAGAGCTTTGCTAAAGCCTCCTTGGCACGCAATAAAAATGATAGGATTGATGCCAAAATCATTGCACAATTTGGTCAACGTATGGAACCACGCATTTATCAATCTAACTCTGCTGAGCAAAAAGAAATAAGAGAGTTAACCAAAGTCTTGGATATGCTGAAAGCTCAGGTTATTCAGTTAACCAATCAACTGCATAGCATTAGAGGTCATGCGGCACAGAAAAGCTTAAAGAAAATGATTGAGAAGCTTGAGCAAGAAATAAAGCGTATTCAACAACAAATTGATGAACTCATTAACAATAATCAGCAGCTTAAAGAAAAATTCGAATTGTTACTTTCCATTAAGGGAATAGGCAAACTCACCGCCTATCATGTGCTGGCTCGAATACCTGACATCCAGTGCTTTCAAACAGCTAAACAATTCGCTGCTTATATGGGCATTACGCCAAAACAACAGCAATCCGGATCTCTTATTGGCAAAACGACCATCTCAAGACTTGGAGATAGTCGATTAAGAAAAGCTCTTTATATGGCTGCTTTAGTTGCCAAACGTTACAACAAGTCTCTTCTGCCTTTTATCAATAAACTGCAAACTAAAGGCAAAACACCGAAAATAATCATTTGTGCCGTGATGCGTAAATTAGCTCACATCATTTTCGGTGTCTTAAAGAATAAACAACCTTTTAATGAAAATGTTGCTTGCTTTTAA
- a CDS encoding YicC/YloC family endoribonuclease, whose translation MTHSMTAFARVEHQLDVGIFCWEIKSVNHRYLDVSFRLPEMFRFLEPALRSLMRGKISRGKLECQLKFHDAMNSNQSMLVNEPLVNDLIATGNKVAASHMIANDLSLSTILAWPGVLEITKPDIDMLGQQAEKLFEEALMQLLTTRQVEGNALNAQITLRLEKLSEEVNKCAKYITSYNEQLRDKLVTRLQNLQLEVDNARLEQELALLIARADVSEELDRLNIHVQEVANTLKSGETAVGRRLDFLMQELNREANTLSSKSDAIALTQSAIEMKVLIEQMREQIQNIE comes from the coding sequence ATGACTCACAGTATGACTGCTTTTGCCAGAGTAGAGCACCAGCTAGACGTTGGTATTTTCTGCTGGGAAATTAAATCTGTAAATCATCGCTACCTTGATGTCTCCTTTCGTCTTCCTGAGATGTTTCGTTTTTTAGAACCTGCTCTACGATCTTTGATGCGTGGCAAAATTAGTCGTGGTAAATTGGAATGCCAACTTAAATTTCATGACGCAATGAATAGTAATCAATCCATGCTTGTTAATGAGCCGTTGGTAAATGATTTGATTGCGACAGGTAATAAAGTAGCTGCAAGTCACATGATAGCTAACGATTTATCATTGAGCACGATTTTAGCTTGGCCTGGTGTACTTGAGATCACAAAACCTGATATTGACATGTTGGGGCAACAAGCAGAAAAGCTCTTTGAAGAGGCATTGATGCAGTTGCTTACAACAAGGCAAGTTGAAGGCAACGCATTGAATGCTCAGATCACTCTTCGTCTGGAGAAATTGAGCGAAGAGGTTAATAAATGTGCAAAGTATATAACTTCCTATAATGAGCAATTACGCGATAAATTAGTAACTCGTTTGCAGAACCTGCAATTAGAGGTTGATAATGCACGACTTGAGCAAGAGTTGGCTTTATTGATTGCCCGGGCGGATGTTAGTGAAGAGCTGGACAGATTGAACATTCATGTACAGGAAGTGGCTAATACACTTAAAAGTGGTGAGACAGCAGTTGGGCGACGGTTAGATTTTTTGATGCAGGAATTAAATCGAGAAGCAAATACATTGAGTTCAAAATCAGATGCCATTGCATTAACCCAAAGTGCGATCGAAATGAAGGTTCTCATTGAGCAAATGAGAGAGCAAATTCAAAATATAGAGTAA
- the gmk gene encoding guanylate kinase: MDVSYRGNLIIVAAPSGGGKTSLVKKLVECLDDIAVSISHTTRSQRPGEKNGLDYFFISEEEFLKMINDGAFVEYAKVFDHYYGTSVAQINTRLESGIDVVLDIDWQGAQQIRRIFPEAISVFIVPPSLEILKQRLFNRRRDDSKIIDGRMKRAQDELSHYCEFDYLIVNDDFNKAALELQSIVIASRLQMPRQSQKQRKLLSFLLSSQ; the protein is encoded by the coding sequence ATGGACGTTTCCTACAGGGGTAATTTAATCATTGTGGCTGCACCCTCTGGTGGTGGTAAAACCAGTTTAGTCAAGAAGTTAGTGGAGTGTCTTGATGATATCGCTGTGTCTATTTCCCACACAACGCGTAGCCAGCGGCCTGGTGAAAAAAATGGCTTAGATTATTTTTTTATCAGCGAGGAAGAATTCCTAAAAATGATCAATGATGGGGCTTTTGTCGAATATGCAAAGGTGTTTGATCATTATTATGGTACCTCAGTGGCCCAAATTAACACCCGTCTGGAATCAGGGATCGATGTTGTGTTGGATATTGATTGGCAAGGTGCTCAACAAATTAGGCGAATTTTTCCTGAAGCAATTTCTGTTTTTATCGTTCCACCCTCATTAGAGATTCTTAAGCAACGTCTTTTCAACAGGCGCCGGGATGACTCCAAGATTATTGACGGTCGTATGAAAAGAGCACAAGACGAGTTAAGCCACTATTGTGAATTTGATTATTTGATCGTGAATGATGATTTTAATAAAGCGGCTTTAGAACTACAATCAATCGTCATCGCAAGTCGCTTGCAAATGCCCAGGCAATCACAGAAACAAAGAAAACTACTTTCATTCCTCTTGTCATCGCAGTAA
- the rpoZ gene encoding DNA-directed RNA polymerase subunit omega, whose protein sequence is MARVTVEDCLEHVKNRFELVMVATKRARDIAVRGEQPLVDWENDKPTVVALREIAAGLIQPDILEKD, encoded by the coding sequence ATGGCACGTGTAACTGTGGAAGATTGCTTAGAGCATGTAAAAAATCGCTTTGAGCTCGTGATGGTAGCAACCAAGCGTGCTCGGGACATTGCTGTTCGTGGCGAGCAACCCCTTGTTGATTGGGAAAATGACAAACCAACTGTTGTTGCTTTGCGCGAAATTGCTGCAGGCTTAATTCAGCCTGATATCCTGGAAAAGGATTAA
- the spoT gene encoding bifunctional GTP diphosphokinase/guanosine-3',5'-bis pyrophosphate 3'-pyrophosphohydrolase, translating to MSYFKELDEELKCYLEQPHIEKCYQAYLVAEKAHLGQMRRSGEPYITHPVAAALILARMRLDYQTIMATLLHDVVEDTSISKEDLIQQFGEDVTALVDGVTKLTKIKFESRAEAQAENFRKMVLAMVKDIRVIIVKLADRYHNMRTLGAMPAVKRRRIAIETLEIYAPIANRLGMHAIYTGLEDLGFKALYPMRYRAIKSAVEKSRGNRRELMQKIEQDLEQALKQLNIPYEHVFGRQKHLYSIYRKMRQKKASFAEITDVFAFRIITEDIDSCYRVLGALHRTYKPVPQRFKDYIGIPKANGYQSLHTTLFGPFGVPLEVQIRTRDMDKVAQNGVAAHWIYKSSGLEVNEAQLRAREWVQRLLEMQRSTGNSLEFIENVKIDLFPDEVYVFTPKGHIMELPKGATPVDFAYTVHSGVGNSCVAAKVNRRLVPLSIPLTNGQTVEIITAPGAHPNPAWLNFVVTGKARSNIRHFLKSQQHAESIVLGKRLLEQALTELSSDYAKVPPETLQSLLHDLNYKSADELLYAIGIGNQMPMVIAKRLVISQENTELDKSAKSRPLAIKGTEGMVVHFADCCQPIPGDNIVGRFQQGRGIIVHASDCPNINQGRHPEQLISLRWDEQVQGEYWVDITVEVANQRGVLAALATAISEAESNIGNINVDPRDGRHNAVMFSISVRDRTHLARVMRRLRANKVVMRLYRKKQENN from the coding sequence GTGAGCTACTTTAAGGAGTTGGACGAAGAGCTTAAATGCTACCTCGAGCAACCGCATATTGAGAAATGTTATCAAGCTTACCTGGTGGCTGAGAAAGCTCACCTTGGTCAAATGCGTCGTTCAGGTGAGCCTTACATCACTCATCCGGTAGCTGCTGCCTTAATTTTGGCACGTATGCGGCTTGACTATCAAACCATCATGGCCACTTTGCTTCATGATGTCGTTGAAGATACCTCTATCAGCAAAGAAGATCTGATTCAGCAATTTGGCGAAGACGTTACCGCCTTGGTGGATGGGGTTACCAAATTAACCAAGATTAAATTCGAATCACGCGCGGAAGCCCAGGCAGAAAATTTTCGCAAAATGGTTCTCGCCATGGTGAAAGATATTCGCGTGATTATTGTCAAGCTCGCCGATCGTTATCATAACATGCGAACTTTGGGTGCTATGCCCGCAGTAAAAAGACGACGAATTGCCATTGAAACACTAGAAATCTATGCTCCGATTGCCAATCGCTTAGGTATGCATGCTATCTATACAGGACTTGAGGATTTAGGTTTTAAAGCCCTTTATCCTATGCGGTATCGTGCCATTAAATCTGCGGTAGAGAAATCTCGCGGCAATAGGCGTGAGTTGATGCAAAAAATTGAACAGGACCTGGAACAAGCCTTAAAGCAGCTCAATATTCCCTACGAACATGTTTTTGGCAGACAAAAACATTTATACAGCATTTATCGCAAGATGCGGCAGAAAAAGGCATCTTTCGCAGAAATCACTGATGTGTTTGCTTTTCGTATTATCACTGAAGACATCGATTCATGCTACCGCGTTCTAGGTGCTTTGCACCGCACCTATAAACCCGTTCCCCAGCGGTTTAAAGACTATATTGGGATTCCTAAAGCGAATGGCTATCAATCATTGCATACCACATTGTTTGGTCCTTTTGGTGTGCCTTTGGAAGTCCAGATAAGAACAAGGGACATGGATAAAGTGGCGCAAAATGGGGTTGCTGCTCATTGGATTTACAAATCCTCTGGTTTGGAAGTTAATGAAGCGCAATTGCGAGCTCGCGAATGGGTGCAGCGATTGTTGGAAATGCAACGAAGTACCGGGAACTCCCTGGAATTCATTGAAAACGTTAAGATCGATTTATTTCCCGATGAAGTTTATGTTTTCACGCCCAAAGGTCATATTATGGAGTTACCTAAGGGGGCAACCCCTGTGGATTTTGCTTATACTGTCCACTCTGGCGTAGGGAACAGTTGTGTCGCTGCTAAAGTCAATCGTCGTCTGGTACCATTAAGCATTCCGTTGACTAATGGGCAAACGGTAGAAATTATCACGGCTCCGGGTGCTCATCCTAATCCCGCCTGGCTAAATTTTGTGGTAACAGGTAAAGCACGTAGTAATATCCGTCATTTTTTAAAGAGTCAGCAGCACGCAGAATCCATTGTGCTTGGAAAGCGTTTGTTGGAACAAGCCTTGACTGAGTTATCCAGTGATTATGCCAAGGTTCCACCGGAGACATTGCAGAGTTTACTTCATGATTTGAATTATAAATCTGCAGATGAATTGCTTTATGCTATCGGTATCGGTAATCAAATGCCCATGGTCATTGCTAAGCGTTTAGTTATCAGCCAAGAGAATACCGAGTTGGATAAATCGGCTAAAAGCCGTCCTCTAGCGATTAAAGGGACAGAAGGAATGGTCGTGCATTTTGCTGATTGTTGCCAACCCATTCCTGGTGATAATATCGTAGGCCGATTCCAGCAAGGGCGTGGAATTATCGTACATGCCAGTGATTGTCCAAATATCAACCAAGGACGTCATCCTGAACAATTAATTTCTTTGCGTTGGGATGAACAGGTTCAGGGTGAGTATTGGGTTGATATTACTGTTGAAGTAGCCAATCAGCGAGGTGTTCTTGCTGCTTTAGCTACAGCTATTTCCGAAGCAGAATCAAACATTGGCAATATAAATGTGGACCCAAGAGATGGGCGTCATAACGCTGTGATGTTTTCCATCAGTGTGCGTGA